TGAAAAGGGCCGTGCCTTCCCTGACGTGCTGGCCGAAGCCCAGGCGCTGGGTTACGCCGAAGCCGACCCGACCTTCGACGTCGAGGGCATCGATGCTGCGCACAAGCTGACCATCCTGGCCTCCATCGCCTTTGGTATTCCGCTGCAGTTCGACAAGGCCTACACCGAGGGCATCACCCGCCTGACCACTGCCGATGTCAACTACGCCGAAGCCCTGGGCTATCGCATCAAGCACCTGGGCGTGGCCCGCCGTACCGCCGACGGCATCGAGCTGCGCGTGCACCCGACGCTGATCCCGAGCGACCGCCTGATCGCCAACGTCAACGGCGTGATGAACGCGGTGATGGTCAACGGTGATGCTGCAGGGTCTACGCTTTATTACGGTGCCGGTGCCGGCATGGAGCCGACCGCTTCGTCGGTGGTCGCCGACCTGGTCGACGTGGTGCGTGCCATGACCTCCGACCCGGAAAACCGCGTTCCGCACCTGGCCTTCCAGCCGGATTCGTTGTCGGCGCACCCGATCCTGCCGATCGAGGCTTGCGAAAGTGCCTACTACCTGCGTATCCAGGCCAAGGATCACCCAGGCGTGCTGGCCCAGGTCGCCAGCATCCTGTCCGAGCGTGGCATCAACATAGAGTCGATCATGCAGAAGGAAGCCGAGGAGCAGGACGGCCTGGTGCCGATGATCCTGCTGACGCATGGCGTGGTCGAGCAGCGTATCAACGATGCTATCGTCGCCCTTGAAGCCCTGCAGGATGTGGTCGGCAACGTCGTGCGCATCCGCGTCGAACAGCTCAATTAATTCAGCGGCGGGCCGCGACGGCGGCCCGCGCCCAGAACCGAAGGTTTGCACAATGCGCTATATCAGTACTCGCGGCCAGGCGCCGGCCCTGAATTTCGAAGACGTCCTGCTGGCTGGCCTTGCCAGTGATGGCGGCCTGTACGTGCCGGAGAACCTGCCGCGCTTCACCCAGGAAGAGATCGCATCCTGGGCCGGCCTGCCGTACCACGAACTGGCCTTCCGGGTGATGCGCCCGTTCGTCACCGGCAGCATCGCCGACGCCGACTTCAAGAAGATCCTGGAGGAAACCTACGGTGCCTTCGCCCATGCCGCGGTGGCGCCGCTGCGCCAGTTGAACGGCAACGAGTGGGTGATGGAGCTGTTCCACGGCCCAACACTGGCGTTCAAGGACTTTGCCCTGCAACTGCTTGGCCGTCTGCTCGACCACGTGCTGGTCAAGCGTGGCGAGCGCGTGGTGATTGTCGGCGCCACCAGCGGCGATACCGGTTCTGCCGCCATCGAAGGCTGCCGCCGTTGCGACAACGTTGACATCTTCATCCTGCACCCGCACCAGCGTGTGTCGGAAGTTCAGCGTCGGCAGATGACCACCATCCTCGGTGACAACATCCACAACATCGCCATCGAAGGCAACTTCGACGACTGCCAGGAAATGGTCAAGGCCAGCTTCGCCGATCAGTCCTTCCTCAAGGGCACTCGCCTGGTGGCGGTCAACTCGATCAACTGGGCGCGGATCATGGCCCAGATCGTCTACTACTTCCATGCAGCACTGCAGTTGGGCGGCCCGGCGCGCTCGATCGCGTTCTCGGTCCCGACCGGCAACTTCGGCGACATCTTTGCCGGTTACCTGGCACGCAACATGGGCCTGCCGATCAGCCAACTGGTGGTGGCCACCAACCGCAACGACATCCTGCACCGCTTCATGAGCGGCAACCAGTACGTCAAGGATGCCCTGCACCCAACGCTGTCGCCGTCGATGGACATCATGGTCTCGTCCAACTTCGAGCGCCTGCTGTTCGATCTGCACGGTCGCAACGGTGCCGCGATCGCCGAGTTGATGGCCAACTTCAAGCAAGGTGGCGGTTTCAGCGTGGAGCAGGATCGCTGGACCGAGGCGCGCAAGCTGTTCGACTCCCTGGCGGTGAGCGACGAGCAGACCTGCGAGACCATCGCCGAGGTGTTCAAGGCCACCGGCGAAGTGCTTGATCCGCATACCGCAATCGGCGTCAAAGCCGCTCGTGAGTGCCGTCGCAGCCTGGACACGCCGATGGTGGTCCTGGGCACCGCGCATCCGGTCAAATTCCCCGAAGCGGTGGAGAAGGCCGGTGTCGGCAAGGCCCTCGAGTTGCCGGCGCACTTGAGCGACCTGTTCAGCCGCGAGGAGCGTTGCACGGTCCTGGCCAATGACCTGAAGGCGGTCCAGGCCTTCGTCAGCCAGCACGGCAACCGCGGCAAGCCGCTGTAATACGCGGCACTCGAGAGCATTGGGCGGGGCAAGTCGGAACATCGGCTTGCCCCGTTTGCGTTTGAGCGGTTCTTTTAATTACAGAATCATCCTTCGTCTTTTCAGGCTTTTCCTATTTGAGTCCCTATGCTGCTTTTCTAGAGTGGGCGCCCTGTCCATCAGGGCTCGCAGCCCTCAGGAGCGGCTCATGCACCGGCTCAACATTCTTATCGTCCAGTCTCATCCCGCCCAGCAGATCGCTTTGCACCAGGCCTGCAATGCCCTGGGGGTTTTCAACGTGCGCATTGCCTGCGATCTGGCCAGCGCCAAGGCAAGCATGGCGCAGATGCAAGCCTTGGACATGCTCATCATCGACCATGGCATGCCGGCGCTGAGCGCCCAGGCACTGTTGAAGCACGTGACCCGGCAAGGCCATGCGCGTGCGCTACTGTTCGTCGGACAGCCCCCTGTGCGCGGCCCTGATCTCGCTGTCGAGGCCCAGCGTCAGGGGCAGTGGGTTATTGCCCAATTGCCCTGGCCGTTGTCGATCAGGGGGTTGCAGGCGGCATTGCAGCGGCTGCGTCGGCCGCCGCGCAGGTACTCCGGGCGGGATATCGAAACGGTCATGTTGCCCACGCATGCTCGCTGATACAGACGCGTGCGGGCGAACTTTCCGAAGTGCCTGGCGGTCAGTTCCGATAGGTCCCCGACAAAGCGAGTACGCCGGATGGAAAGAATCTGCTCCCTGCTCAACGATGCCCTGTCCCCTTATCACACCCGCCTCGACGATGTAGATGCGCGCGGCAATCGCCAACTCACCTTGCTCGATGCGCAGGGCAACGAGGTGTTGCGCCGCGCCGTGAGTGTGCGTCAGCTACAGGAGCAGCGCTTGCTGGTCGATCTGGTCGACGGTCTGCACCGCGACCTGCAGATCGTCGAGGGGCGTCTGCAGCCTTGTGTGATCGCGGCCTTGCAACACCGACATCAACCTCAGGGAACCTTTGCCTGAGTGTCTCGTCAGACTTTATAGGGTGTTCGAACGCTGCTTTGCTCCGGTAGCGTTGGACCGCCGTACAGAGTCCGCTCAAGGGCTTTGAGTTGACCCCGGATGTCTTCCCCAGCATCCGGGGTTTCTTTTGCCTGCGTCATGGCTGGGGGTTGGCTGCAGAGGGAAGCTCCTCGACCAGGTGCCGTGTCTGCTCCAGGTACTCTGTGCGCAGTTCGGGGTCGAGCCAGCTTGCGTAGAACTCAGGGAGTACTTCCTGGCGCAGGTGCGGCAACAGCTTGTCGATATGGGCGATGGCTTGGCGTCCCAGTGGCGTGTCGGAGCAGCCCACATGCAGAAACTGATAGCGATTCGCACCCTTGATCGGGTGGAACTGGTAGCTGTCCAGCGAGCCGCCCTGCTGCTGGATCAGGTAGCGCACCTCCGGCCAGTACCCAAGTACCAGTTGCAGGCGCCCCAGTTGCTGCATCTGCAAGAGGTTGGCGGTGGCATCGTTGCCGTAGTGGCGGCTCAGCGTGGTTTCTGGCAACTGGCGCAGGATATCGTCGACCACTACTCCGTAGCTGCGTTGGGCCACGATGCCCAACTTCATCCCTGGCCGTTCCAGCACCTGCTTCAGGTCCACAGGCGTGCTGTCCTCGGATTCGTCCAATCGTCCCGGGTCTGCCTTGCGGATGACCAGCCCGCTGCTGAGGATGGGCAGCGTGGGTTGGGAGAAATGCACGAAACGGGCGCGTTCCGGTGTCCATAGCAGGGTGGGGTCGCAGGTGAAGCTGCGTTCCTGAAGCATCTGGATGCCGCGCGCGCGATTTACCCGTAGCACCGTGTGATCGTATTCGGGCATCTGCTCGATGAGCAGGGGCAGCATGCGATCGACCACGCCCTGGCCCTTTTCCTGGCCTTCGAAAATAGTGAACGGCGGCAGGTCGCGCAGCAGCCAGGTCAAACGTTCACGGGCCTGGCCCTGCTGCGAGGACAACAGCAGGACGCAGAGCAGCACAAACATGCGCATCATGCTTGCTCGACGCCCGATCAGACCGCCCCCTGCTCGCGCAGGCGTGCCACCTCGGCAGCGCTATAGCCCAGCCCGGCGAGCAGTGTCGCCGTGTGCTCTCCCAGCGCAGGCCCGACCCACTCCGTGGAGCCGGGTGTCTGCGAGAGCTTGGGCACGATCCCCGGCATCTTGAAGGGCTTGCCGTCTGGGAGCTTCGCCTGAAGGAACATTTCCCGGGCGAGGAATTGCGGGTCGCTGAACATGTCCTCGGCCGAATAGATGCGGCTGGCAGGCACGCCTGCGTCGTTCAGCACCTGCATCACCTGTTCCAGCGGCAGGCTGTTGACCCAGCGGTCGATCACCCCGTACAGCTCGTCGCGACGCAGGTCACGGCCATCGTTGCTGGCCAGGGTTGCATCCTCGGCGAGGTCGTCGCGGCCGATGGCCTGCATGAAGCGTTTGAAGATCGCATCGCCGTTGGCGCCGATCTGCACGTGCCGGCCGTCGGCGCTGGTGTGGATGGAGGAGGGGGTGATGCCCGGCATGATGTTGCCGGTGCGCTCGCGAATGAAACCGAACACATCGAACTCCGGCACCATGCTTTCCATCATCGCGAAGATTGCCTCGTACAGCGCCACATCCACCACCTGTCCTTCACCGCCATTGACTTCGCGGTGGCGCAGGGCCATCAGTGCACCAATCACGCCCCAGAGAGCGGCGATCGAGTCGCCGATGGAAATGCCCGTGCGCACGGGCGGACGATCCTCGAAACCGGTGATGTAGCGCAGGCCCCCCATGGACTCGCCGACGGCACCGAAGCCTGGCTGGTCCTTCATCGGCCCGGTCTGGCCGAAGCCTGACAGGCGTACCATTACCAGGCGTGGGTTGAGGGCATGCAGCACCTCCCAGCCAAGGCCGAGTTTCTCCAGCACGCCAGGGCGGAAGTTCTCGATCAGGATGTCAGCATCGGCCAGCAATTGCTTGAGGATCTCGCGTCCTTCGGGGTGCTTGAGGTTGAGCGTGAGCGATTGCTTGTTGCGCGCCTGGACGAACCACCACAGCGAAGTCCCTTCATATAATTTGCGCCACTTGCGCAGCGGATCGCCGCCATCAGGTGATTCGACCTTGATCACCTCGGCGCCGAATTCGGCGCAGATACGCGAAGCGAAGGGGCCGGCGATCAAGGTGCCGAGCTCGATGACCTTCAGACCGGCGAGGGGTTTGGCGGGGGTGTGCATGGTGCGTCCGTGGCGACAGAAAAGAGGCTTGGTTTTATCACAGCTGGTCAATGGCAGATACTGTTGCAAGGCAGAGTCCAGTGCACGCAGATGCGCAACCACCCACCCCAACAAACTCGGATCGGTTAAACTCTGCGACTTTCTCCAAAGAAGTCCCTTTCCCATGGCCCAGCCTTCCACCACCTACAAGTTCGAACTGAATCTGACCGACCTCGACCGCGGCGTGTACGAAAACGTGCGTCAGACGATCGCTCGTCACCCGTCGGAGACCGAGGAACGCATGGCCGTCCGTCTGCTGGCCTACGCCCTTTGGTACAACGAGAACCTGTCGTTCGGCCGCGGTCTGTCGGATGTCGATGAGGCCGCCCTGTGGGAAAAAAGCCTGGATGATCGCATCCTGCACTGGATCGAAGTCGGCCAGCCCGACGCCGACCGTCTCACCTGGTGCTCGCGCCGTACCGAGCGCACCAGCCTGCTGGCCTACGGCAGCTTGCGGGTGTGGGAGAACAAGGTGGTCGGCGCGGTCAAGGGCCTGAAAAACCTGAGCATCGCTGCTGTCCCGCAGGAAGTCCTGGAGGTTCTGGCCACCGACATGCCGCGTACCATCAAATGGGATGTGATGATCAGTGAAGGCACGGTATTCGTCACCGACGACCGTGGCCAGCACGAAGTCCAATTGCAGTGGCTGCTCGGTGAGCGCGGCTGACCTGATCCGATCTGACAGCCGAAGACCCCATGCGTATCGAACCCCGCCCCCTGCCATCGGCACTGCCCTTCCTTGGCAACCTGCCACCCCTGTTGACCCGGCTGTATGCCGCCCGCGGCGTGCAGAGCGAGTCCGAACTGGACAAGAGCCTGGCGCGCCTGTTGCCGTACCAGCAACTTAAAGGAATCGAGGCGGCCGTCGACCTGTTGGTCGAGGCCCTGGACCTGCGTCAGCGCATTCTGATCGTCGGCGACTTCGACGCCGATGGCGCCACCGCCAGCACCGTAGGTGTGCTGGGGCTGCGACTGCTGGGTGCGGCCCATGTGGATTACCTGGTGCCCAATCGCTTCGAGTACGGCTATGGCCTGACCCCGGAGATCGTGCAGGTGGCGTTGCAGCGTCAGCCGCAACTGCTGATCACGGTCGATAACGGTATCTCCAGTGTCGATGGCGTGGCGGCGGCCAAGGCTGCTGGGCTCAAGGTCCTGGTCACCGACCACCACCTGCCTGGCGAGCAGTTGCCCGACGCCGATGCGATCGTCAACCCGAACCAGCCAGGCTGCACCTTCCCCAGCAAGTCGCTGGCCGGGGTGGGGGTGATTTTCTACGTGCTGATGGCCCTGCGTGCCCGTCTGCGCAGCCTTGGACGCTATGAGACGCAGGCCCAACCGAACATTGGCGAACTGCTCGACCTGGTGGCGTTGGGCAGTGTCGCCGACGTGGTACCGCTGGACGCCAACAACCGTATCCTCGTGCACCAGGGGCTCGAGCGCATCCGTGCCGGGCGTGCTCGTCCTGGGTTGAAGGCAATTCTCGAAGTGGCGCGGCGCGATCATCGGCGCATCACCTCGACCGACCTGGGTTTCATCCTCGGGCCACGGCTCAACGCCGCCGGTCGGCTGGACGACATGAGCCTGGGCATCGAATGCCTGCTGTGCGAAGACCCCGCCGTTGCGCTGGACATGGCCGGGCAACTGGACGGGCTCAACCAGGATCGCAAGTCCATCGAGCAGGGCATGCAGCGCGAAGCCCTGGCCCAGCTCAAGGACCTGCCGATCGAGTCCATGCCCTATGGCCTGTGCCTGTTCGACGCCGACTGGCACCAAGGTGTGATCGGCATCCTCGCCTCGCGCCTGAAGGAGCGCTACCACCGACCGACCATCGCCTTTGCCGATGCGGGCGAGGGCATGCTCAAGGGCTCTGCCCGTTCGGTGCCGGGCTTCCATATCCGCGATGCGCTGGATGCCGTGGCTGCACGCCAGCCGCACCTGATCAGCAAGTTCGGCGGCCACGCCATGGCCGCCGGCTTGTCGCTGCCTGAGGCCAATTTCCAGGCCTTTGCCGATGCGTTCGACGAAGAGGTGCGGCGCCAGTTGTGCGAGGACGACCTGACCGGGCGCCTGCTGTCCGACGGCACCCTGGCGGTCGAGGAGTTTCATCTGGACCTGGCCCGCGCCCTGCGCAATGCTGGCCCTTGGGGGCAGCATTTTCCCGAGCCGCTGTTCCATGGCGTGTTCCAGATGGTCGAACAGCGCGTGGTGGGGGAGCGGCATCTGAAAGTGGTGCTCAAGAGCGAGTGCGGCTCGGTGAAACTCGATGGGATCGCCTTCGGCATCGACCGCGACGTGTGGCCCAACCCGACGGTGCGTTGGGTGGAGGTGGCCTACAAGCTCGATGTGAACGAGTTTCGCGGCAATGAAAGCGTGCAACTGATGATTGCGCACATGGAGCCGCGCTGACAGAGGGCAGCCCTCAGCGCGGGGCGTCTATCCGGCGGAACCTCCCCCCAGGGTAATCTGGTCTAGTCTCAGAGAAGACCGGTACCGGGCCACGGCCGCACACGAGTGTCCGGGCCGGATCACCATTGGAGTCCTTGGGAGGTCCCCTCATGAGCCTGCTGCTTGAGCCGTATACCCTGCGTCAGCTGACCCTGCCCAATCGCATTGCGGTTTCGCCAATGTGCCAGTACTCGAGCGTCGATGGCCTGGCCAACGACTGGCATCTTGTCCACCTGGGCAGTCGCGCCGTCGGTGGCGCCGGGCTGGTGATCACCGAGGCGGTGGCTGTCACTGCCGACGGAAGAATCACCGCCGAAGATCTCGGGCTGTGGAACGACGACCAGATCGTCCCACTGCAACGTATCACCCGCTTCATCACTTCCCAGGGCGCCATTCCGGGCATTCAGCTGGCGCATGCCGGGCGCAAGGCGAGCACCCATCGTCCCTGGCTCGGCAAGCACGGCAGCGTCAAGGTCGAGGACGGCGGCTGGCAGCCGGTCGGGCCTTCGAAGATCGCCTTCGATCCGGAGCATACGCCGCCGCGCGAGCTGAGCCACGATGAGATCCAGGGTGTTGTCCAGGCCTTCGTCCAGGCCGCCGAGCGTGCCAAGGCGGCCGGGTTCAAGGTCGTCGAAATCCATGCGGCCCATGGCTACCTGCTGCATCAGTTTCTTTCGCCGCTGAGCAACCAGCGGCGTGACGAGTACGGCAGCTGCTTCGAGAACCGTATTCGTCTGACGCTTCAGGTGACCGAGGCCGTGCGTGAGGTATGGCCGCAGGAGCTGCCGCTGTTCGTGCGGGTATCGGCCACCGATTGGGTCGAGGATGGCTGGAACCCAGACGAGACGGTCGAGCTGGCGCGTCGTCTGAGGGCGCTGGGGGTCGACCTGATCGACGTATCCTCGGGCGGCACCTCGGTCAATGCCGAGATCCCCACCGGCCCGGGTTACCAGACCCGCTTCGCCGAGCGGGTGCGCAAGGAGTCGGAAGTCGCCACCGGCACCGTGGGCATGATCACCGAACCCGCGCAGGCCGAACACATCCTGCGTACCGGTCAGGCCGACCTGATCTTCCTCGCCCGCGAACTGCTGCGCGACCCTTACTGGCCGCTGCATGCCGACGATGACCTGGGTGGCAACAAGGCAACCTGGCCTGCGCAGTACCAACGTGCGACCAGCCGGGCCAATCCGATTCATGAGTCGGATCTGCGGGAGTGATGGATCCGCGTCCCGTTCGACTGGCCGGATGCAACATCCCGAAGCAAATGCGTTAAGGGAGAATTCAGGCTGCGGGCCTACTCTGGAGCTTTCCTATCCGTCCAGGAGTCATCCAGATGAACACCCGTGGTCTGCTCGATCAACTGCTCAAGTCCGGCCAGTCACTGCTGCAGAACCAGCAGGGCAAGGGCGGGGCGGGCAAGGTGCCCGGTCTTGGTGATCTGCTCGGGGGTGGCCAAGGCAAGGGCTCTGGCCTTGGCGGCCTGCTTTCCGGTGCCGGAGGCGGGGCGCTGGCGGCCGGGGCCATGGGGCTGCTGCTGGGCAGCAAGAAGGCGCGCAAGTACGGTGGCAAGGCACTCACCTACGGTGGCCTCGCCGCCCTTGGCGTGCTGGCCTACAAAGCCTATGGCAACTGGCAGGCGCGCCAGGGCCAGGCCCCTGCGCAGGAGCCACAGACCCTCGATCGCCTGCCGCCGGCCCAAGCCGAGCAACACAGCCAGGCGGTGCTCAAGGCGCTGGTGGCGGCGGCCAAGTCCGACGGTCATATCGATGAGCGCGAGCGTGAACTGATCGAGGGCGAGTTCGTGCGCCTGGACAGCGATCGCGAGCTGCAGGCCTGGCTGCATGCCGAGCTGAACAAGCCGCTCGATCCTGCCGAAGTGGCCCGTGCCGCACAGACCCCTGAAATGGCCGCAGAGATGTACCTGGCCAGCGTGATGATGGTCGATCAGGAACACTTCATGGAGCGCGCCTACCTTGACGAACTGGCCCGCCAATTGCGCCTGGACCCGAACTTGCGCGAGGAACTGGAACGCCAGGTACGGGACGCTGCGGCACAGTGACGTGGCGATTGGCTATTTAATCGGCAGGGATGCCTGAATACTCCGCAATTCAACCGATAACGCGCCTGGCGCCTAGGCTATACTTCGACGATTTTCCCGCTCGTGAAGAATTCCTGAGGGCTGATTGTGAAGAACTGGACCTTGCGCCAACGGATCCTGGCAAGTTTCGCCGTGATCATCGCCATCATGCTGTTGATGATCGTAGCGGCGTATTCACGCCTGGTGACCATCGAAGCCAGCGAGCAGGCAGTGGGCACGGACAGCATTCCGGGAATCTACTACAGCTCGATGATCCGCAGCGCCTGGGTCGACAGCTACGTCGCCAGCCAGCAGTTGGTCGGCTTGTCCAACCATCGCGAGCTGACCTCGGCCGACCTCGAGCTGTTCAAGGGTTTCCACGACCGCCTCAGGGCGCAGATGGCCAACTACCAGGGCACGATCCAGGACGCGCAGGACCAGGCATCCTTCGACACCTTCGTGCGTCTCGAGGAGGCCTACGTCAAGGTGGTCGACCAGGTCCTGGCAGCCTACCGCGAGAAGAACTACCCCGAAGCCGAGCGCCTGATCGCCGAAGTACTGACACCGGCCTGGACCGACGGGCGCAAGCACCTGAACTCGGTGATCGACCGCAATACCGAATCCGCCAATGCCGCCACCCGCGAGATCGTCAGCGCCGTGGCCACCGCCAAGGGCAGCATGATCGTTTCGCTGATCCTGGCGATTGTCGCTGCTGGCATCTGCGGCCTGCTGCTGATGCGCGCCATCAGTGCTCCCATGCAACGCATCGTGCATGCCCTCGACAAGCTGCGCTCGGGTGACCTCAGCGCGCGCCTGAACCTGGACCGCAAGGATGAGTTCGGCGCCATCGAGAATGGTTTCAATGAAATGGGCGAGGCGCTTGCCAACCTGGTGGCCCAGGCCCAGCGCTCATCGGTGCAGGTGACCACCTCCGTCACCGAGATCGCCGCCACCTCCAAGCAGCAGCAGGCCACGGCCACCGAAACCGCTGCAACCACCACGGAAATTGGCGCCACCTCGCGCGAGATCGCTGCGACCTCGCGTGATCTGGTGCGTACCATGACCGAGGTGACCAGTGCCGCCGACCAGGCTTCGAGCCTTGCCGGTTCCGGCCAGCAAGGCCTGGCGCGCATGGAGGAAACCATGCATCAGGTGATGGGCGCCGCCGACCTGGTCAACGCCAAGCTGGGCATCCTCAACGAGAAGGCCAGCAACATCAACCAGGTGGTGGTGACCATCGTCAAGGTCGCCGACCAGACCAACCTGCTGTCGCTCAACGCCGCCATCGAGGCGGAAAAAGCCGGTGAGTACGGCCGCGGTTTTGCCGTGGTGGCCACCGAAGTGCGCCGCCTGGCCGACCAGACCGCAGTGGCCACCTACGACATCGAGCAGATGGTGCGCGAGATCCAGTCCGCGGTGTCGGCTGGGGTCATGGGCATGGACAAGTTCTCCGAGGAAGTGCGCCGCGGCATGTTCGAGGTGCAGCAGGTAGGCGAGCAGCTCAGTCAGATCATTCATCAGGTGCAGGCGCTGGCGCCACGGGTCCTGATGGTCAACGAGGGCATGCAGGCCCAGGCCACCGGCGCCGAGCAGATCAACCAGGCGCTGGCCCAGCTCAGTGATGCCAGCACGCAGACGGTCGAGTCGTTGCGCCAGGCCAGTTTCGCCATCGACGAACTGAGCCAAGTGGCTGCCGGGCTGCGTGGCGGTGTCTCGCGCTTCAAAGTCTGACGGCGATGAACGATCTGCAACCGCGTGATCAGCGGCAGGCCGAAGCCAAGGGCGTGTTGTACCTGCTGTTCCATATTGGCGAACAGCGCTTTGCCCTGGATGTGCGCGAAGTGATAGAGGTGCTGCCGCTGCGCCCGCTCAAGCCCATCGCCCAGGCGCCCGTCTGGGTCGCCGGGATCCTCGGGCATCGCGGCGCGCTGGTACCGGTCATCGACCTGTCGTCCCTTACCTTCGGCGCGCCTGCGCCGCAGCGCACCAGCACGCGCCTGGTACTGGTGCGTTATGGCAATGGCCTGCAACTGGGGCTGGTGCTCGAACAGGCGACCAACACCGTGCGTTGCCAACCCGACGAGTTCCAGCCCTATGGGCTGGACAATAGCGAGGCGCGTTACCTGGGGCCTGTGCGACAGGATGCACAAGGGTTGTTGCAGCGCATCCAGGTCGACGACCTGTTGAGCGATGCCGTACGCCTGCTGTTGTTCCCGGATCAATCCGCGCAGGTGGCAGGATGATCGAAAAACGCTTCTTCCGCTTTCTGCAGGAGCGCATCGGCCTGGATGTGGACTCGGTGGGCGCGCCGATGGTCGAGCGGGCCCTGCGCCAGCGGTGCGTGGTACTTGCCGCGCGTGACCTCGACGACTACTGGCTGCGCCTGCAGCAATCGCCCGGCGAGCAGCAGGCATTGATCGAAGCGGTGATCGTCCCTGAAACCTGGTTCTTCCGTTATCCCGAATCGTTCACGGCATTGGCTGGGCTGGCGCAAAAACGCCTGGTCGAGCTGGCCGGATCACGACCACTGCGTATCCTCAGCCTGCCGTGCTCGACCGGCGAGGAGCCCTATTCGATTTCCATGGCGCTGCTCGATGCGGGTCTGTCTCCATCGGCCGTGCGCATCGATGCCATGGACATCAGCCCCAGCTCCCTCGCCCGTGCCGAGCAGGCCGTGTATGGACGCAACTCGTTTCGTGGCAGTGAACTGGCATTCCGTGAGCGGCACTTCGACTGCACCGATGACAGTTACCGGTTGCATGAGCGCGTGCGCCAGCAGGTCAGCCTGGAGCCTGGCAATGTGCTCGATCCCGCCTTGCGCAGCCGCAAGGGAGTCTATGACTTTGTCTTTTGCCGCAACCTGCTGATCTATTTCGACGTACCTACCCAGCAGCGGGTTTTCGAGGTGCTGAAACAGCTGCTCCACGACGATGGCGTGCTGTTCATCGGCCCGGCCGAGGGCAGTTTGCTGGCGCGCCTGGGCATGCGGCCGATCGGCATCGCGCAGTCGTTCGCCTACGTGCGTCAGGATCAGCTTGGCGTACAGCCGCCGGTCAACCCGGTGCCGTCGGCACGGCCCGCCATCGCGCCGGTGGCTTCGCCGCGTCCAGTCGCCATGCCCGTGGCGGCACCACCCTTTGCCCGTGCTCCCCGCCCGCCCGCCAGGCCGGTTGCGTTGGCGACCGTGAACGAGAACGAAAGCGAGTTGCTCGCAGCCATCGCCCGCCAGGCCAATGCCGGTGCCAGCGAGCAGGCCCGCGCCAGTTGCGAGCGCTACTTGCGTCTGTTTGAGCCGAAGGCGCAGGTCTACTACTGGCTGGGGCTGCTCAGCGATACCCAGGGCGATGCCGGCGAAGCATTCAAGCATTACCGCAAGGCCCTGTACCTCGAGCCCCAGCACACCGAGGCGCTGCTGCACCTGGCCACGCTGTTGGCATCCCAGGGGGATGTCACAGGGGCACGGCGCCTGCAGGAGCGGGCGGCGCGGGCGGGCAGGGAGTCTGAACGATGAGTGATGCCTACTCGATGGACCTGATCGCCCGGGGCCATGAAGACATCGACGACTGCTGGAATCGCATCGGTGTCCATGGCGACAAGCAATGTCCCCTGCTGGACCGGCACATCCACTGCCGCAATTGCGAAGTGTATGCAGCGGCGGCTACCCGCCTGCTCGACCGCTACACCTTGTTGCAGGACGAGCATGTCGAGACCGTGCAGGTGGAACAGGGCACTGTCGGCCGTTCCATGCTGCTGTTCAGGCTGGGGGAGGAGTGGCTGGCGCTGGCCACGGCCTGCCTGGCGGAGATCGCGCCGCTGCAGGCCGTTCACTCGCTGCCGCACCAGCGTTCGCGGATGTTGCAGGGGGTCGCCAACGTGCGAGGTGCGCTGGTGCCGTGCCTGTCGTTCGCCGACCTGTTGGGCATGGAGCTGGC
The Pseudomonas putida genome window above contains:
- a CDS encoding chemotaxis protein CheW, with amino-acid sequence MSDAYSMDLIARGHEDIDDCWNRIGVHGDKQCPLLDRHIHCRNCEVYAAAATRLLDRYTLLQDEHVETVQVEQGTVGRSMLLFRLGEEWLALATACLAEIAPLQAVHSLPHQRSRMLQGVANVRGALVPCLSFADLLGMELAPTQERSGRVMPRMLILAAEGGPVVLPVDEIDGIHRLDTSRLHEEHDAAHFTLAVLQWRGRSVRVLDDQHLLSAVKRSLS
- a CDS encoding chemotaxis protein CheW, with product MNDLQPRDQRQAEAKGVLYLLFHIGEQRFALDVREVIEVLPLRPLKPIAQAPVWVAGILGHRGALVPVIDLSSLTFGAPAPQRTSTRLVLVRYGNGLQLGLVLEQATNTVRCQPDEFQPYGLDNSEARYLGPVRQDAQGLLQRIQVDDLLSDAVRLLLFPDQSAQVAG
- a CDS encoding CheR family methyltransferase; translated protein: MIEKRFFRFLQERIGLDVDSVGAPMVERALRQRCVVLAARDLDDYWLRLQQSPGEQQALIEAVIVPETWFFRYPESFTALAGLAQKRLVELAGSRPLRILSLPCSTGEEPYSISMALLDAGLSPSAVRIDAMDISPSSLARAEQAVYGRNSFRGSELAFRERHFDCTDDSYRLHERVRQQVSLEPGNVLDPALRSRKGVYDFVFCRNLLIYFDVPTQQRVFEVLKQLLHDDGVLFIGPAEGSLLARLGMRPIGIAQSFAYVRQDQLGVQPPVNPVPSARPAIAPVASPRPVAMPVAAPPFARAPRPPARPVALATVNENESELLAAIARQANAGASEQARASCERYLRLFEPKAQVYYWLGLLSDTQGDAGEAFKHYRKALYLEPQHTEALLHLATLLASQGDVTGARRLQERAARAGRESER